One stretch of Pseudomonas azotoformans DNA includes these proteins:
- a CDS encoding serine hydrolase domain-containing protein has product MLRTLRGIPLLGCLLGSIGCQGQASTPPPIPKGDYSAIIRYLQTRIPRDMTQANVPGLSIALVNGQELIWARGFGMADKTLGVPVTPNTAFRAGAISKLLTASAALQLVEQQRLALDAPIQQTLREFYVRSRFHTDQQAADRDITLRRLLSHQSGLPSEHLRDLRNSYAMGQMPMRVSGVWLSTPPGTQVAYSNLGYALVGAAIERSSGREFEAQLQHSLLKPLEMNQASFIGTAVQAGYRAQGYQEGVASTDAQVRDLAAGGLWASPKDLSHYVQMLFAEGLYKGNRVMNQRSIDEMFTQQNTGNALDFDCRIGLAWFLAPCGDEPVGPGIRTYQHSGGGDDFAAQLTLLPDQQLAVIIMANDSNAEDLVANLATDTLRLMLQAQTGEAVCSDECQAPRHGLKLRQVPAAIDRQRLSGFYATAWGVFRIRDNAGRLRGELAGYDFELLRDDHGWLRAQKKVLGFWLKDLGELGRVQLDVITVQGRQMLTARSHGQRIAIGERIDPPPLPMAWADTVGTYQVLNTHEPDAPLSGISVRLEEGFLVIRGQLHDEPLTDYILLPVDNAHAVLAGNGYGLGDTVSRQVNGLSASGYSFKRTHPPLSF; this is encoded by the coding sequence ATGCTTCGCACGTTGCGCGGTATTCCATTGCTCGGTTGCCTGTTGGGCAGCATCGGCTGCCAGGGGCAAGCCTCTACCCCGCCGCCGATCCCCAAGGGCGACTACAGCGCGATCATCCGCTACCTGCAAACCCGCATCCCCCGGGATATGACCCAGGCCAATGTGCCCGGTTTGTCGATTGCACTGGTCAACGGGCAGGAGTTGATCTGGGCGCGCGGGTTCGGCATGGCCGACAAAACCCTGGGCGTGCCCGTGACGCCGAACACGGCGTTTCGCGCCGGTGCGATCTCCAAGCTGCTCACCGCCAGCGCTGCCCTGCAACTGGTTGAACAGCAGCGGCTGGCGCTGGACGCGCCGATCCAACAGACGTTGCGCGAGTTCTATGTACGCTCGCGTTTCCACACCGACCAGCAGGCCGCCGACCGCGACATCACCTTGCGCCGCCTGCTCAGCCATCAATCCGGCCTGCCCAGCGAGCACCTGCGCGACCTGCGCAACAGCTATGCCATGGGGCAGATGCCGATGCGCGTGTCCGGTGTTTGGCTGAGCACACCGCCCGGCACCCAAGTGGCCTATTCCAACCTGGGTTATGCGCTGGTCGGCGCGGCGATCGAACGCAGCAGCGGCCGGGAGTTCGAGGCTCAATTGCAACACAGCCTGCTCAAGCCGCTGGAGATGAACCAGGCGAGTTTTATCGGCACCGCAGTACAGGCGGGTTATCGCGCCCAGGGCTACCAGGAAGGCGTGGCCAGCACCGATGCGCAGGTGCGTGACCTGGCGGCCGGCGGTTTGTGGGCCAGCCCCAAGGACCTCAGCCATTACGTACAGATGTTGTTCGCCGAGGGCCTGTACAAGGGCAACCGGGTGATGAACCAACGCTCCATCGATGAAATGTTCACCCAGCAAAACACCGGCAACGCCCTGGACTTTGATTGCCGGATCGGCCTGGCCTGGTTTCTCGCGCCGTGCGGTGACGAGCCGGTTGGGCCGGGAATACGCACCTACCAGCACAGTGGTGGCGGCGATGATTTTGCCGCGCAGTTGACCCTGCTGCCGGACCAGCAGCTGGCGGTGATTATCATGGCCAATGACAGCAATGCCGAAGACCTGGTCGCCAACCTGGCCACCGACACCCTGCGCCTGATGCTCCAGGCGCAGACCGGCGAGGCGGTGTGCAGCGACGAGTGCCAGGCGCCCCGACACGGGCTCAAGTTGCGCCAGGTGCCGGCCGCCATCGACCGCCAGCGCCTGTCCGGGTTTTACGCCACTGCCTGGGGCGTGTTCCGCATCCGGGACAACGCTGGTCGGCTGCGCGGCGAGCTGGCCGGCTACGACTTCGAGCTGCTGCGTGACGATCACGGCTGGCTGCGCGCGCAAAAGAAAGTCCTCGGGTTCTGGCTCAAGGACCTCGGCGAACTCGGCCGCGTGCAGTTGGATGTGATCACTGTGCAGGGCCGACAGATGCTCACCGCGCGCAGCCACGGCCAACGCATCGCCATCGGCGAACGCATCGACCCGCCGCCCTTGCCCATGGCCTGGGCCGACACCGTCGGTACCTACCAAGTGCTCAACACCCACGAACCCGATGCGCCGTTGAGCGGCATCAGCGTGCGCCTGGAAGAAGGTTTCCTGGTGATTCGCGGCCAACTGCACGATGAGCCTTTGACCGATTACATCCTGCTGCCGGTGGACAACGCCCACGCCGTACTCGCCGGCAACGGTTATGGCCTGGGTGACACCGTCAGCCGCCAGGTCAACGGCCTGAGTGCCTCGGGCTACTCCTTCAAACGTACCCATCCACCCTTGAGTTTCTGA
- the miaE gene encoding tRNA-(ms[2]io[6]A)-hydroxylase — protein sequence MNLPEIHEFLGCRTPDAWVQAALADQETLLIDHKNCEFKAASTALSLIAKYYSHVDLINMMSRLAREELVHHEQVMRLMKKRKIELRQLHAGRYASGLRKVVRSHEPVKLVDTLVVGAFIEARSCERFEALVPHLDEELGKFYFGLLKSEARHFQGYLKLAYQYGDAKDIAQVIERVRATEQDLIESPDIEFRFHSGVPA from the coding sequence ATGAACCTGCCAGAAATCCACGAATTCCTCGGTTGCCGCACCCCTGATGCCTGGGTCCAGGCCGCGCTGGCCGATCAGGAAACCCTGCTGATCGACCACAAGAACTGCGAATTCAAAGCCGCCAGCACCGCCCTGAGCCTGATTGCCAAGTACTACAGCCATGTCGACCTGATCAACATGATGTCGCGCCTGGCCCGCGAAGAGCTGGTGCACCACGAGCAGGTCATGCGCCTGATGAAGAAGCGCAAGATCGAGCTGCGCCAACTGCATGCAGGGCGTTATGCCTCTGGTTTGCGCAAAGTGGTGCGCAGCCACGAGCCGGTAAAGCTGGTGGATACCTTGGTGGTTGGCGCCTTTATCGAAGCGCGCAGTTGCGAGCGTTTCGAAGCCCTGGTGCCGCATTTGGACGAAGAACTCGGCAAGTTCTACTTCGGCCTGCTGAAGAGCGAGGCGCGGCACTTCCAGGGTTACCTGAAGCTGGCGTACCAGTACGGCGACGCCAAGGACATCGCCCAAGTGATCGAGCGGGTGAGGGCGACCGAGCAGGACCTGATCGAGTCACCCGACATCGAGTTCCGCTTTCACAGTGGCGTGCCAGCCTGA
- a CDS encoding ATP-binding protein: MLRLFLRLYVILALGLAGAIWLVNYTFDELLPEANETYNREALRGPAYALVEQLRPLRADERPARLAELQPHYGLHLKLVQKDTQALTERETQLLAAGLLVVRGDFMEFLTSIDGGPQLLEIKLPEEPKWLYLWAYGFLGVCLAIVLYFWVRPHWRDLEHIRLAAQRFGDNDLSSRILLPRRSTVRELAGHFNQMAERIESLIANQRELTNAVSHELRTPIARLSFELDQLKQQADPRLRGELIADMYADLGELEEMVSELLTYASLERGATQVTRERIEAHSWLDSVIGSVALEAEAAGIQLSLRTCEVDYIQIEPRFMARAVINLLRNAIRYAERRVEVSLVKFGSGYEVRVCDDGPGVPEEGRSKIFQPFMRLDASRDRRTGGFGLGLALVQRVSQWHGGQVQVQDSEWGGASFRMTWAYAE; encoded by the coding sequence ATGCTGCGGTTGTTTCTGCGCCTGTATGTGATCCTGGCGCTCGGTCTGGCGGGGGCGATCTGGCTGGTCAACTACACCTTCGACGAGCTGCTGCCCGAAGCCAACGAAACCTATAATCGCGAAGCCTTGCGCGGCCCGGCGTATGCCCTGGTGGAGCAACTGCGTCCGCTCAGGGCCGACGAACGCCCGGCCCGGCTGGCTGAGCTGCAACCCCATTACGGGCTGCACTTGAAGTTGGTCCAGAAGGACACCCAGGCACTCACCGAGCGCGAGACGCAACTGCTGGCTGCGGGTTTGCTGGTGGTGCGCGGTGATTTCATGGAGTTTCTCACCAGTATTGACGGCGGCCCGCAACTGCTGGAAATCAAGCTGCCGGAAGAACCCAAGTGGCTCTACCTGTGGGCCTATGGTTTTCTCGGGGTGTGCCTGGCGATCGTGCTGTATTTCTGGGTACGCCCGCACTGGCGCGACCTGGAGCATATTCGCCTGGCCGCACAACGCTTTGGTGACAACGACCTCAGTTCTCGCATCCTGCTGCCGCGCCGCTCCACCGTGCGCGAACTGGCGGGGCACTTCAACCAGATGGCCGAGCGCATCGAAAGCCTGATCGCCAACCAGCGCGAACTGACCAATGCGGTGTCCCACGAGCTGCGCACGCCGATTGCACGCCTGTCGTTCGAGCTCGACCAGCTCAAGCAACAAGCCGACCCGCGTCTGCGTGGCGAACTGATCGCCGACATGTATGCCGACCTGGGCGAGCTGGAAGAAATGGTCTCCGAACTGCTCACCTACGCCAGCCTGGAGCGCGGTGCCACCCAGGTTACCCGCGAGCGCATCGAGGCCCACAGCTGGCTCGACAGTGTGATCGGCAGCGTGGCGCTGGAGGCCGAAGCCGCGGGTATCCAGTTGTCGTTGCGCACCTGCGAAGTGGACTACATCCAGATCGAGCCGCGCTTTATGGCGCGTGCGGTGATCAACCTGCTGCGCAATGCCATTCGGTATGCCGAGCGCCGTGTGGAAGTGTCGCTGGTCAAGTTCGGCAGCGGCTATGAAGTGCGGGTGTGTGACGATGGCCCAGGTGTGCCGGAGGAAGGTCGCTCGAAGATCTTCCAACCCTTCATGCGCCTGGACGCCAGTCGCGACCGCCGCACCGGTGGCTTCGGCCTCGGCCTGGCGCTGGTGCAGCGGGTGTCGCAGTGGCACGGTGGCCAGGTGCAGGTGCAGGATTCGGAATGGGGCGGCGCGTCGTTCAGGATGACCTGGGCCTACGCCGAATAG
- a CDS encoding AAA family ATPase, whose translation MIAQLQSAAAQIRHAVRAATEGLVGREQLAELIVLAAVAQEHILVIGPPGTAKSAVVRRVAQSMGGRYFEYLLGRFTEPSELFGAVDLKKLREGTVETDVSGMLPEADIVFLDEVFLGSTAILNTLLGVLNERRFRRGHTQVQCPLRVCVGAANGLPDDEALAAFGDRFLLHLFVESVPDNQLEAMLAGGWQSEQRPVQQLLGLTQLDTLGHALKNVDLAAVRPALAQAVRHLREAGIQLSDRRIVKSQRLIAAAALLSGRLEASDADLWPLLYVLPTQATQQQGREVLRDLFAASSNSHLFSAVEEATLQPMSRLNRLLETAEDYLARSEPPTSTALEGLLREIDANFNSQTMPEPLQQARGQLTRLLIPAE comes from the coding sequence ATGATCGCTCAGTTGCAAAGCGCTGCCGCGCAAATCCGCCATGCTGTACGTGCCGCCACCGAAGGCTTGGTGGGGCGCGAGCAATTGGCCGAACTGATCGTGCTGGCGGCGGTGGCCCAGGAACATATCCTGGTGATCGGGCCGCCCGGCACCGCCAAGAGCGCCGTGGTGCGGCGCGTCGCGCAGTCCATGGGCGGGCGCTATTTCGAGTACCTGCTCGGGCGCTTCACCGAACCGTCCGAGCTGTTTGGCGCAGTCGACCTGAAAAAGCTGCGCGAAGGCACGGTGGAAACCGATGTCAGCGGCATGCTGCCCGAAGCCGACATCGTGTTTCTCGACGAAGTCTTCCTGGGCTCCACCGCGATCCTCAATACCTTGCTCGGCGTACTCAACGAGCGGCGTTTCCGCCGTGGCCACACCCAGGTGCAATGCCCGCTGCGGGTGTGCGTCGGCGCGGCCAACGGCCTGCCGGACGATGAAGCGCTGGCGGCCTTTGGTGACCGTTTCCTGTTGCACCTGTTTGTCGAGTCGGTGCCGGACAACCAATTGGAGGCCATGCTGGCCGGTGGCTGGCAGTCGGAGCAACGCCCGGTGCAGCAGTTGCTGGGCCTCACGCAACTGGACACGCTTGGCCATGCGTTGAAAAACGTCGACCTGGCCGCCGTGCGTCCCGCCCTGGCCCAGGCGGTTCGTCATCTGCGTGAAGCCGGCATCCAGTTGTCTGACCGACGCATCGTCAAATCCCAACGCCTGATCGCCGCCGCCGCGTTGCTCAGCGGCCGCCTCGAAGCCAGCGACGCTGACCTGTGGCCGCTGCTGTACGTGTTGCCGACCCAGGCCACCCAACAACAGGGGCGTGAGGTGTTGCGCGACCTGTTTGCCGCGTCCAGCAACAGCCATCTGTTCAGCGCAGTGGAAGAGGCTACATTGCAGCCGATGTCACGTTTGAATCGCCTGCTGGAAACTGCCGAAGACTATCTCGCCCGTAGCGAACCGCCGACCAGTACGGCGCTCGAAGGGTTGTTGCGCGAGATTGATGCGAACTTCAACAGCCAGACGATGCCCGAGCCGTTGCAGCAGGCACGGGGGCAACTCACACGTTTGCTGATACCTGCCGAATGA
- a CDS encoding MFS transporter: MRKDYLAFFVSLFLSRLADQILLFIVPLIVFQTTQSVAWAGLAFFVESLPRYLAFPVCGALCDKFAPVRLLQISQVYRALACVLAVVLHGVFDGLYWIVLLSALCGVLTTQGIMAREVLMPHIFAHYSYAKTLSYSQIADQSGLVLGPLVAALMLEVWAWHWVVLGVAGLFVLADLAMRVWQRSSTAHLETFEQHQDIWLRPLKIAFGHIRNLPDLKRIITLAVGVNLIIGVTLATSAAMVTGQFMAGKDAYALLQAAGALVTIAILFYLARAGLPLKVLGGLSYSMIGLGALIMAASPGVWLYAVGFLLVTGFDKMFNVYLRSTRQRVIPVQDFGKTVGVITLLNNLPQPLAGLAVAVLAAPLGTQAVILLLAGIALLLGVAVASGWHATVKAELDVG; the protein is encoded by the coding sequence ATGCGCAAGGATTACCTGGCGTTTTTTGTTTCGCTGTTCCTGTCGCGGCTGGCGGACCAGATCCTGCTGTTCATCGTACCCTTGATCGTATTCCAGACCACCCAGAGTGTAGCCTGGGCCGGGCTGGCGTTCTTCGTCGAGTCGCTGCCGCGTTACCTGGCGTTCCCGGTGTGCGGTGCCTTGTGCGACAAGTTCGCGCCAGTGCGCCTGCTGCAGATCAGCCAGGTTTACCGGGCGCTGGCGTGCGTGCTCGCGGTGGTGTTGCATGGGGTGTTCGACGGCCTCTACTGGATTGTCCTGCTCTCGGCGTTGTGCGGGGTGCTGACTACCCAGGGCATCATGGCGCGGGAAGTGCTGATGCCGCATATCTTCGCGCACTACAGCTACGCCAAGACCCTCTCCTACTCGCAGATCGCCGACCAGAGCGGGCTGGTGCTGGGGCCGCTGGTGGCGGCGCTGATGCTGGAAGTCTGGGCCTGGCATTGGGTGGTACTGGGCGTGGCCGGGCTGTTTGTGCTGGCCGACCTGGCGATGCGCGTGTGGCAACGCTCCAGCACGGCGCACCTGGAAACCTTCGAACAGCATCAGGACATATGGCTGCGGCCGCTGAAAATTGCATTCGGGCACATCCGCAACCTACCGGACTTGAAACGGATCATCACCCTGGCCGTGGGGGTGAACCTGATCATTGGCGTCACCCTGGCCACATCGGCGGCGATGGTCACCGGCCAGTTTATGGCGGGCAAGGACGCCTATGCCCTGCTACAGGCAGCAGGCGCGCTGGTGACCATCGCGATCCTGTTTTACCTGGCGCGGGCAGGCCTGCCGTTGAAGGTACTGGGCGGCTTGTCGTATTCGATGATCGGCTTGGGGGCGTTGATCATGGCCGCAAGCCCCGGCGTGTGGCTGTACGCCGTGGGTTTCCTGCTGGTGACCGGCTTCGACAAGATGTTCAACGTTTATCTGCGCAGCACCCGCCAGCGGGTGATCCCCGTGCAAGACTTCGGCAAGACCGTGGGCGTGATCACCCTGCTCAACAACCTGCCGCAACCCTTGGCCGGCCTGGCGGTGGCGGTGCTGGCGGCGCCGCTGGGGACGCAGGCGGTGATCCTGCTGCTGGCCGGGATCGCCCTGTTGCTTGGCGTGGCCGTGGCCTCAGGCTGGCACGCCACTGTGAAAGCGGAACTCGATGTCGGGTGA
- a CDS encoding bpX6 domain-containing protein, which produces MHEHEPLLIRRPLLTGHQSIDGVWLPADRFTTQERARLILGHWRTGAAAYRFADGDVLQFSAPVALDCQTLAGWPLVRQGRGLCSARLTAEELRALPAADLWLVRGSQVHALQLRDAEVLEPGLWLEISAYTLLDTFDCHAPVALLLPVPDITDVREILGGLAPVSPEQEAVIRALLERQPPAPKAAPPKAAQPWASEAPAQYPALKLGATLALVAGLIWMATHSQSQPLTPIPAATTEDISRVILGMLLGATVFTALLMGINKYLRRGVRPVGAAPSAPAGPGIAERARPARQKPSAWRRWLTRLTEHSKLSRLYGKRQAAYMQRMLEMFEDGDFAEALRHAIPLGGQEPEAEQNFGTPQRRQDLTLSQQSGPGRAYHFEQSLTEHLREVYRRSYERLARENRIEEAVFVLAELLKERQEALDYLEKHARYQQAADLALAWDMPSAVIVRLLCLAENWQRALLVARRDDAFADAVVLLQARQPQIAERLRLEWAESLIAKGLWLQAVEVVWSLPDERPRAAQWLLNAEAAGGRLAMGALVKRAILLPQTLEAYGPWIEQLRDAPDRHAERDALAHALLAHKSDAAALSWLAGATVHAVIADQLSGRGGLNFNQLQALVKMSRDKLLQADLPGQALKRPAMRSLVRVGDALEWTAPTQGSRPIYDAVALDDERYLVALGEAGAMVTDASGQPLFHFAVPAQRIVLAHSRQMALVLARRDRVWRISKLDLVNRTATDLGVQVLEVFAEQFDGSTWTLGQDRQLRVVDVDRNFQTLWHVSDLPGALRALKSNEHNEFLWLYNPREGVERWHYRLPERRLAGRDPASAQSEESHALYCALDQTIEYGIRCRDDEEPTLILDVNGNRKGYRMPGCDEGFFDGDPVRIALDAQWLVFGYIAGERDTRWHFIHRASDHLCAVLHWPRYEVNIRRTEDGWLLFDDQGRLSHVTVDGARLRNLSLH; this is translated from the coding sequence ATGCATGAGCACGAACCCCTGCTGATCCGCCGACCGCTGCTGACCGGCCACCAGTCCATCGACGGTGTGTGGTTGCCTGCCGACCGCTTCACCACGCAGGAGCGGGCTCGCCTGATCCTCGGACACTGGCGCACGGGCGCCGCCGCCTACCGTTTTGCCGACGGAGATGTGTTGCAGTTCAGCGCGCCCGTCGCGCTGGATTGCCAGACCCTTGCCGGCTGGCCGCTGGTCCGCCAGGGGCGTGGTTTGTGTTCGGCACGGCTGACCGCTGAAGAGCTGCGTGCTTTACCCGCCGCCGACCTGTGGCTGGTGCGTGGCAGCCAGGTGCACGCCTTGCAGTTGCGCGACGCCGAGGTCCTTGAACCTGGGTTGTGGCTGGAGATCAGCGCCTACACCTTACTCGATACCTTCGATTGTCATGCGCCGGTTGCGCTGCTGCTGCCGGTGCCGGACATCACCGATGTGCGTGAGATCCTTGGCGGCTTGGCGCCGGTCAGTCCCGAGCAGGAAGCCGTGATCCGCGCGTTGCTGGAGCGTCAACCGCCAGCGCCGAAAGCAGCGCCTCCCAAGGCGGCCCAGCCATGGGCCAGTGAGGCGCCCGCGCAGTACCCGGCGTTGAAACTGGGCGCTACCCTGGCGTTGGTCGCCGGGTTGATCTGGATGGCCACTCATAGCCAATCCCAACCCTTGACGCCGATTCCTGCTGCGACCACTGAAGACATCAGCCGCGTGATCCTGGGCATGTTGCTAGGCGCAACGGTGTTCACTGCCTTATTGATGGGCATCAACAAATACCTGCGCCGAGGCGTGCGGCCCGTCGGCGCCGCGCCTTCGGCACCGGCTGGTCCGGGCATCGCCGAGCGGGCCAGACCGGCTCGGCAGAAACCCTCCGCCTGGCGCCGTTGGCTGACCCGTCTGACCGAACATTCAAAACTCTCCAGGCTCTACGGCAAACGCCAGGCCGCCTACATGCAGCGCATGCTGGAGATGTTCGAGGACGGTGATTTTGCCGAAGCCTTGCGCCATGCCATTCCTTTGGGCGGCCAGGAGCCGGAGGCTGAACAGAACTTCGGCACGCCGCAGCGGCGCCAGGACCTGACCCTCAGCCAGCAGAGCGGGCCAGGCCGCGCCTATCACTTCGAACAAAGCCTGACCGAGCACCTGCGCGAGGTCTATCGCCGCTCCTACGAACGCCTGGCCCGGGAAAACCGGATCGAAGAAGCGGTATTTGTCCTCGCCGAACTGCTCAAGGAGCGCCAGGAAGCCCTCGACTACCTGGAAAAACACGCACGTTACCAACAGGCTGCCGACCTGGCCCTGGCCTGGGACATGCCGTCGGCGGTCATCGTGCGTTTGCTGTGCCTGGCCGAGAACTGGCAGCGCGCCTTACTGGTGGCGCGGCGTGACGATGCATTTGCCGATGCCGTGGTGTTGCTCCAGGCCAGGCAGCCGCAGATTGCCGAGCGTTTGCGCCTGGAGTGGGCCGAATCGCTGATCGCCAAGGGCCTGTGGCTGCAAGCCGTCGAGGTGGTGTGGAGCCTGCCGGATGAGCGCCCGCGTGCTGCGCAATGGTTGCTCAATGCCGAAGCGGCCGGAGGGCGGCTGGCGATGGGAGCCTTGGTCAAACGCGCGATTCTGCTGCCGCAGACCCTGGAAGCCTACGGGCCGTGGATCGAACAGTTGCGCGACGCTCCCGACCGACACGCCGAGCGTGATGCCCTGGCGCACGCCCTGTTGGCGCACAAATCCGATGCCGCTGCCCTGAGTTGGCTGGCCGGTGCAACCGTGCACGCGGTGATCGCCGACCAACTCAGTGGTCGCGGCGGGCTGAATTTCAATCAGCTGCAAGCGCTGGTCAAGATGAGCCGCGATAAATTATTGCAGGCGGACTTGCCTGGCCAGGCCCTGAAGCGGCCTGCCATGCGCTCGTTGGTACGGGTGGGCGATGCGCTGGAGTGGACCGCCCCGACCCAGGGCAGCCGACCGATATACGACGCGGTGGCGCTGGATGACGAGCGTTACCTGGTGGCGCTGGGCGAGGCCGGTGCGATGGTGACGGATGCCAGCGGCCAGCCACTGTTCCACTTCGCCGTGCCGGCCCAGCGGATTGTCCTGGCTCACAGTCGGCAGATGGCGCTGGTGCTGGCCCGGCGTGACCGGGTATGGCGTATCAGCAAGCTCGACCTGGTCAACCGTACCGCCACCGACCTGGGCGTGCAGGTGCTGGAGGTGTTCGCCGAGCAGTTTGACGGCAGCACCTGGACCCTCGGTCAGGACCGGCAACTGCGCGTGGTGGACGTGGATCGCAACTTTCAGACCCTGTGGCATGTCAGCGACTTGCCGGGGGCGCTGCGCGCGCTCAAGAGCAACGAACATAATGAGTTTCTCTGGCTCTACAACCCGCGCGAGGGTGTCGAACGCTGGCACTATCGCTTGCCTGAGCGTCGCTTGGCCGGGCGCGATCCGGCATCCGCGCAGTCGGAGGAGAGCCACGCGCTGTACTGTGCACTCGACCAAACCATCGAGTACGGGATCAGGTGTCGCGATGACGAAGAGCCGACGCTGATCCTGGATGTCAATGGCAACCGCAAGGGGTATCGCATGCCGGGCTGTGACGAAGGTTTCTTCGACGGCGACCCGGTGCGCATTGCCCTCGACGCGCAGTGGTTGGTGTTCGGCTATATCGCCGGCGAACGCGACACGCGCTGGCACTTTATCCATCGCGCCAGTGATCACCTGTGTGCGGTGCTGCACTGGCCTCGTTACGAAGTGAACATCCGTCGCACCGAGGACGGCTGGCTGTTATTCGACGACCAGGGGCGCTTGAGCCATGTCACCGTGGACGGTGCGCGTCTGCGTAACCTCAGTTTGCACTGA
- a CDS encoding MipA/OmpV family protein, with product MSPKNLCLSLTSLCLLAGADAALAEDWTYTLKAGVANLPRYSGSDERMTAPVFGGAIVSPWGIFLDTDKGLGWGYEGNALSFSAYVGASASRKDKNESMHLGSKRLKGMGEIKSRPQLGVSAHYNLGGAIVGATLEHALKEDDHKDSGKAFTHLELSLGTTLYEGRYGSVDASINSHFGDRDYLQTWYGVTTGQAARSRFKAYKAGAGNISNGLNLVWSLPISEHTEFSTLLDVQYLADEAGKSPIVERRLQTSVMGVLEYTF from the coding sequence ATGAGCCCCAAAAACCTCTGCCTGTCCCTCACCTCGCTGTGTTTGCTGGCAGGCGCCGACGCTGCACTGGCCGAAGACTGGACCTATACGCTCAAAGCCGGCGTCGCCAACCTGCCCCGCTACAGCGGCAGCGACGAGCGCATGACCGCCCCGGTGTTTGGCGGCGCCATTGTCAGCCCCTGGGGGATTTTCCTCGACACCGATAAGGGCCTGGGCTGGGGCTACGAAGGCAATGCCTTGAGTTTCAGTGCGTATGTCGGCGCCAGTGCATCGCGCAAGGACAAGAACGAATCCATGCACTTGGGCTCCAAGCGCCTCAAGGGCATGGGCGAGATCAAGTCACGCCCGCAACTGGGTGTGAGTGCCCACTACAATCTCGGCGGCGCCATTGTCGGCGCGACCCTGGAGCACGCGCTCAAGGAAGACGACCACAAGGACAGCGGCAAGGCCTTTACGCATTTGGAGCTGAGCCTGGGCACCACGCTGTACGAAGGCCGTTATGGCTCCGTCGATGCCAGCATCAACAGCCACTTTGGCGACCGTGACTATCTGCAGACCTGGTACGGCGTCACCACCGGCCAAGCTGCGCGCAGCCGCTTCAAGGCCTACAAGGCCGGTGCCGGCAATATCAGCAATGGCCTGAACCTGGTCTGGAGCCTGCCGATCAGCGAGCACACCGAGTTCTCGACCTTGCTGGATGTGCAGTATCTGGCGGATGAAGCGGGCAAGAGCCCGATTGTGGAGCGACGCTTGCAGACGTCGGTGATGGGCGTGCTGGAATACACGTTCTGA
- a CDS encoding winged helix-turn-helix domain-containing protein produces the protein MENLGLGKVLLVEDDEKLAGLIAHFLAQHGFEVRVEHRGDEALAAFLEFKPKIVVLDLMLPGQSGLHVCRGIRTVSDTPIVILTAKEDDLDHILGLESGADDYVIKPIKPPVLLARLRALQRRQAPEPTVRGALAFGRLAIDRSCRGVSLGEEKIDLTTMEFELLWLLASNSGTILSRDDILNRMRGIAFDGLNRSVDVYISKLRSKLNDNPREPVCIKTIWGKGYLFNPFAWEA, from the coding sequence ATGGAAAACCTGGGGCTGGGCAAGGTCTTGCTCGTTGAAGACGACGAAAAACTCGCGGGGCTGATTGCGCACTTCCTGGCGCAGCATGGCTTCGAGGTGCGTGTGGAGCACCGGGGCGACGAGGCCCTGGCTGCGTTCCTGGAGTTCAAGCCGAAGATCGTCGTGCTCGACCTGATGCTGCCTGGCCAGAGCGGCCTGCATGTGTGCCGCGGGATCCGCACGGTGTCTGACACGCCGATTGTGATCCTCACGGCCAAGGAAGATGACCTGGACCATATCCTGGGCCTGGAGTCCGGCGCCGACGACTATGTGATCAAGCCGATCAAACCGCCCGTGCTGTTGGCGCGCCTGCGTGCGCTGCAACGACGCCAGGCCCCGGAGCCGACCGTGCGCGGTGCCCTGGCATTCGGGCGGTTGGCGATTGATCGCAGTTGCCGGGGCGTCAGCCTGGGTGAAGAAAAGATCGACCTGACCACCATGGAGTTCGAGCTGCTATGGCTGCTGGCCAGCAATTCGGGCACGATCCTGTCCCGCGATGACATCCTCAACCGCATGCGCGGTATCGCGTTCGACGGCCTCAACCGCAGCGTCGACGTGTACATCAGCAAACTGCGCAGCAAGCTCAACGACAACCCCCGTGAACCGGTGTGCATCAAGACCATCTGGGGCAAGGGCTACCTGTTCAACCCGTTCGCGTGGGAGGCTTAG
- a CDS encoding bpX5 domain-containing protein — protein MSALTHPWRWRSRQAPVEAQAAVAWGDAARRMLRRLALLEPEHAARLHATANGEVLVVTGSTADLPWVDGVAYAAPSASAPHLWLPTSWEPDVPQDLLGQAVSARFKRSPLLVWHEPAAVVPLDRLLAVSPALVQRIADYWGVSHATA, from the coding sequence ATGAGTGCGTTGACCCATCCTTGGCGCTGGCGCTCACGCCAGGCACCCGTCGAGGCGCAAGCCGCCGTGGCCTGGGGTGACGCGGCACGCCGGATGCTCAGGCGCCTGGCGCTGCTTGAGCCTGAACACGCCGCGCGTCTGCACGCCACGGCCAACGGTGAGGTGCTGGTGGTGACGGGCTCGACGGCCGATCTGCCGTGGGTCGACGGCGTGGCTTACGCGGCCCCCAGCGCCAGCGCGCCACACCTCTGGTTGCCGACCAGTTGGGAGCCGGATGTGCCCCAAGACCTGCTGGGCCAGGCCGTTTCCGCACGCTTCAAGCGTTCGCCGCTGCTGGTGTGGCATGAGCCAGCGGCCGTCGTCCCGTTGGACCGCTTGCTGGCCGTTTCGCCTGCCCTTGTGCAACGTATCGCTGATTATTGGGGAGTCAGCCATGCAACTGCCTGA